The Papaver somniferum cultivar HN1 chromosome 3, ASM357369v1, whole genome shotgun sequence genome includes a region encoding these proteins:
- the LOC113358341 gene encoding uncharacterized protein LOC113358341 isoform X1, protein MAKEFRVYCIATADTKLEELLFLSSSVESNLSKFSNNSNFKVQVTVVDVSASQKEIENFGKFSCVTRKEILSCYYETQQQQQPFNSLPNERSEAISVMSKALDCFLRKTHENKTLAGAIGLGGSGGTSLISAALRSFPLGIPKFIISTVASGQTSSYIGTSDLVLLPSVVDICGINSVSRVVLSNAGAAIAGMVVGRLLDLGDTCKMSKKPTVGITMFGITTPCVNAVKERLETEGYEALVFHATGVGGKAMEDLVRHGSIQAVLDITTSEVADYVVGGIMPCDSSRFDAIIEKEIPLVLSIGALDVVNFGPKNSIPSEFHQRNILVHNDQISVMRTTADENKKIASFIASKFNKASSKIRICLPQKGLSSLDAPGKPFYDPNATTTLINELERLVVTNGNRQVKRCPYHINDAAFANALVDSFLEITVDNLKEGSHREDILEANQDHQEKPISHERISSPTASFSIPTDFPDARPETLRRTRKILQHLREQINKGIPIIGAGAGTGISAKFEEIGGVDLILVYNSGRFRMSGRGSLAGMLPFADANAVVLDMANEVLPVVKEVPVLAGVCATDPFRRMDYFLKKLESLGFVGVQNFPTVGLFDGNFRKNLEETGMGYGLEVEMIRKAHSMGLLTTPYAFNPDEAISMAKSGADIIVAHMGLTTSGSIGAKTAISLEDSVVIVQAIADAASVINPNVIILCHGGPISGPKEAEFVLRRTKGVHGFYGASSLERLPVEQAITNTIREYKLISLVS, encoded by the exons GTGCAAGTGACAGTTGTGGATGTTTCAGCTAGTCAGAAGGAAATCGAGAATTTTGGAAAATTTTCATGTGTGACTAGAAAGGAGATTTTATCTTGCTACTACGAgactcagcagcaacaacaaccctTTAATAGTCTTCCTAATGAGAGAAGTGAAGCTATATCTGTCATGAGTAAGGCACTTGATTGTTTTCTCAggaaaactcatgaaaataaaactcTTGCTGGAGCCATTGGCCTTGGAGGTAGTGGAGGAACATCTCTAATATCTGCTGCTTTAAGATCTTTTCCATTAGGAATTCCTAAATTCATTATATCAACTGTAGCAAGTGGTCAGACGAGTTCTTATATTGGGACGTCTGATTTGGTGTTGCTGCCATCAGTGGTGGATATTTGTGGGATTAATAGCGTAAGCCGGGTAGTATTGTCTAATGCTGGTGCGGCTATCGCGGGGATGGTAGTTGGAAGACTTTTGGATTTGGGAGATACTTGTAAGATGAGTAAAAAACCAACTGTGGGCATAACTATGTTCGGTATTACTACTCCATGTGTAAATGCAGTTAAAGAAAGACTGGAGACTGAGGGTTATGAAGCATTGGTTTTCCATGCAACTGGGGTTGGTGGCAAAGCTATGGAGGATTTGGTTAGACACGGGTCCATACAG GCTGTTTTGGACATCACCACATCTGAAGTAGCGGATTATGTTGTGGGAGGTATTATGCCCTGTGACAGTTCTCGCTTTGATGCTATTATAGAGAAGGAGATCCCCTTAGTTCTGAGCATAGGGGCCTTGGATGTGGTGAATTTTGGACCTAAAAACAGCATACCTTCCGAATTTCATCAAAGAAATATTCTAGTACACAATGACCAG ATTTCAGTCATGCGAACAACGgcagatgaaaacaaaaaaattgctTCTTTCATTGCGAGCAAATTTAATAAAGCATCATCGAAAATACGTATTTGCCTTCCGCAGAAGGGTCTATCTTCCCTTGATGCACCTGGGAAACCCTTTTATGATCCGAATGCTACCACAACTCTTATTAATGAACTAGAGAGGCTTGTTGTAACTAACGGCAATCGGCAG GTAAAGAGGTGTCCTTATCATATAAATGATGCTGCATTTGCAAATGCATTGGTTGACTCTTTCTTGGAGATAACTGTTGATAATCTTAAAGAAGGAAGTCATCGAGAGGACATCCTTGAAGCAAATCAAGACCACCAAGAGAAACCCATTTCGCACGAACGTATCTCGAGTCCTACTGCAAGTTTTTCCATTCCAACGGACTTTCCTGATGCAAGACCAG AAACTTTGCGGAGAACTCGGAAAATATTGCAGCACCTGAGAGAGCAAATAAACAAAGGGATACCAATAATAGGAGCTGGTGCAGGAACGGGCATATCTGCTAAGTTCGAAGAAATAGGGGGTGTAGATCTGATACTTGTATACAACTCAGGGCGCTTCCGCATGTCAGGAAGGGGTTCTTTGGCTGGTATGTTGCCTTTTGCAGATGCAAATGCAGTGGTACTTGACATGGCAAATGAAGTATTACCT GTGGTAAAGGAAGTCCCTGTTCTTGCAGGTGTGTGTGCAACTGATCCATTTCGCCGTATGGACTACTTTCTAAAGAAGTTAGAGTCACTAGGTTTTGTCGGTGTGCAGAACTTTCCGACTGTGGGACTATTTGATGgtaattttaggaaaaatctGGAGGAGACAGGAATGGGATATGG CTTGGAAGTAGAGATGATTAGGAAGGCACATAGTATGGGACTCTTGACAACACCATATGCTTTCAATCCAGATGAAGCAATTTCCATGGCAAAATCTGGTGCTGATATCATCGTGGCGCATATGGGGCTAACTACATCAGGGTCAATCGGTGCAAAGACAGCCATCTCCTTGGAAGATAGCGTTGTTATTGTACAAGCAATTGCGGATGCAGCTTCCGTGATTAATCCCAATGTTATTATACTCTGTCATGGAG GCCCAATATCAGGTCCTAAGGAAGCAGAGTTTGTATTGAGGAGAACCAAGGGTGTTCATGGATTCTATGGTGCATCAAGCTTGGAGAGGTTGCCAGTTGAGCAAGCTATCACAAATACTATCCGAGAATACAAATTGATTTCCCTCGTTTCATAG
- the LOC113358341 gene encoding uncharacterized protein LOC113358341 isoform X2 yields the protein MAKEFRVYCIATADTKLEELLFLSSSVESNLSKFSNNSNFKVQVTVVDVSASQKEIENFGKFSCVTRKEILSCYYETQQQQQPFNSLPNERSEAISVMSKALDCFLRKTHENKTLAGAIGLGASGQTSSYIGTSDLVLLPSVVDICGINSVSRVVLSNAGAAIAGMVVGRLLDLGDTCKMSKKPTVGITMFGITTPCVNAVKERLETEGYEALVFHATGVGGKAMEDLVRHGSIQAVLDITTSEVADYVVGGIMPCDSSRFDAIIEKEIPLVLSIGALDVVNFGPKNSIPSEFHQRNILVHNDQISVMRTTADENKKIASFIASKFNKASSKIRICLPQKGLSSLDAPGKPFYDPNATTTLINELERLVVTNGNRQVKRCPYHINDAAFANALVDSFLEITVDNLKEGSHREDILEANQDHQEKPISHERISSPTASFSIPTDFPDARPETLRRTRKILQHLREQINKGIPIIGAGAGTGISAKFEEIGGVDLILVYNSGRFRMSGRGSLAGMLPFADANAVVLDMANEVLPVVKEVPVLAGVCATDPFRRMDYFLKKLESLGFVGVQNFPTVGLFDGNFRKNLEETGMGYGLEVEMIRKAHSMGLLTTPYAFNPDEAISMAKSGADIIVAHMGLTTSGSIGAKTAISLEDSVVIVQAIADAASVINPNVIILCHGGPISGPKEAEFVLRRTKGVHGFYGASSLERLPVEQAITNTIREYKLISLVS from the exons GTGCAAGTGACAGTTGTGGATGTTTCAGCTAGTCAGAAGGAAATCGAGAATTTTGGAAAATTTTCATGTGTGACTAGAAAGGAGATTTTATCTTGCTACTACGAgactcagcagcaacaacaaccctTTAATAGTCTTCCTAATGAGAGAAGTGAAGCTATATCTGTCATGAGTAAGGCACTTGATTGTTTTCTCAggaaaactcatgaaaataaaactcTTGCTGGAGCCATTGGCCTTGGAG CAAGTGGTCAGACGAGTTCTTATATTGGGACGTCTGATTTGGTGTTGCTGCCATCAGTGGTGGATATTTGTGGGATTAATAGCGTAAGCCGGGTAGTATTGTCTAATGCTGGTGCGGCTATCGCGGGGATGGTAGTTGGAAGACTTTTGGATTTGGGAGATACTTGTAAGATGAGTAAAAAACCAACTGTGGGCATAACTATGTTCGGTATTACTACTCCATGTGTAAATGCAGTTAAAGAAAGACTGGAGACTGAGGGTTATGAAGCATTGGTTTTCCATGCAACTGGGGTTGGTGGCAAAGCTATGGAGGATTTGGTTAGACACGGGTCCATACAG GCTGTTTTGGACATCACCACATCTGAAGTAGCGGATTATGTTGTGGGAGGTATTATGCCCTGTGACAGTTCTCGCTTTGATGCTATTATAGAGAAGGAGATCCCCTTAGTTCTGAGCATAGGGGCCTTGGATGTGGTGAATTTTGGACCTAAAAACAGCATACCTTCCGAATTTCATCAAAGAAATATTCTAGTACACAATGACCAG ATTTCAGTCATGCGAACAACGgcagatgaaaacaaaaaaattgctTCTTTCATTGCGAGCAAATTTAATAAAGCATCATCGAAAATACGTATTTGCCTTCCGCAGAAGGGTCTATCTTCCCTTGATGCACCTGGGAAACCCTTTTATGATCCGAATGCTACCACAACTCTTATTAATGAACTAGAGAGGCTTGTTGTAACTAACGGCAATCGGCAG GTAAAGAGGTGTCCTTATCATATAAATGATGCTGCATTTGCAAATGCATTGGTTGACTCTTTCTTGGAGATAACTGTTGATAATCTTAAAGAAGGAAGTCATCGAGAGGACATCCTTGAAGCAAATCAAGACCACCAAGAGAAACCCATTTCGCACGAACGTATCTCGAGTCCTACTGCAAGTTTTTCCATTCCAACGGACTTTCCTGATGCAAGACCAG AAACTTTGCGGAGAACTCGGAAAATATTGCAGCACCTGAGAGAGCAAATAAACAAAGGGATACCAATAATAGGAGCTGGTGCAGGAACGGGCATATCTGCTAAGTTCGAAGAAATAGGGGGTGTAGATCTGATACTTGTATACAACTCAGGGCGCTTCCGCATGTCAGGAAGGGGTTCTTTGGCTGGTATGTTGCCTTTTGCAGATGCAAATGCAGTGGTACTTGACATGGCAAATGAAGTATTACCT GTGGTAAAGGAAGTCCCTGTTCTTGCAGGTGTGTGTGCAACTGATCCATTTCGCCGTATGGACTACTTTCTAAAGAAGTTAGAGTCACTAGGTTTTGTCGGTGTGCAGAACTTTCCGACTGTGGGACTATTTGATGgtaattttaggaaaaatctGGAGGAGACAGGAATGGGATATGG CTTGGAAGTAGAGATGATTAGGAAGGCACATAGTATGGGACTCTTGACAACACCATATGCTTTCAATCCAGATGAAGCAATTTCCATGGCAAAATCTGGTGCTGATATCATCGTGGCGCATATGGGGCTAACTACATCAGGGTCAATCGGTGCAAAGACAGCCATCTCCTTGGAAGATAGCGTTGTTATTGTACAAGCAATTGCGGATGCAGCTTCCGTGATTAATCCCAATGTTATTATACTCTGTCATGGAG GCCCAATATCAGGTCCTAAGGAAGCAGAGTTTGTATTGAGGAGAACCAAGGGTGTTCATGGATTCTATGGTGCATCAAGCTTGGAGAGGTTGCCAGTTGAGCAAGCTATCACAAATACTATCCGAGAATACAAATTGATTTCCCTCGTTTCATAG